Proteins co-encoded in one Cupriavidus metallidurans CH34 genomic window:
- a CDS encoding alkyl sulfatase dimerization domain-containing protein encodes MNAIEDRPAALITGKGIDAIGDGIWLLHGQGQSFVADVGGGLLVVDSGPGGRITAGMIEVLRIQTDLPVLAICYSHGHLGYNAGAKQWLDHAAQRGDPTPRILAHVNVLARQKRYRETQRMQERMAEIQFRHASGALAGKLGQNRPTETFTEGITVGQGDRRAEILWAPSETDDAVAVWLPGSRLLYGGPAVIDSIPNVGTPFRTMRDTVRWAETLERLASLRPETVVREFGPSLQGEDTCQHVLLHTAKALRWMREEVVRLMNAGCNEREMLAALQPPPDLFEQPWMQPTYGDPTYIARDIYRSENGWWDRNATTLHPAAPQTVAAEIAAAIADHGAIVRHARGLADRGEIQLALHVIDLLAQASGDAPHVVEARQLKAEWLRARSKQVRSYVSRSLYVAAAMVLESGSDDNFGIH; translated from the coding sequence ATGAACGCAATCGAGGACCGCCCCGCCGCGCTAATCACCGGCAAGGGCATCGACGCCATTGGAGATGGCATCTGGCTGCTGCATGGCCAAGGCCAGAGCTTCGTCGCCGATGTGGGCGGCGGGCTGCTGGTGGTCGACAGCGGTCCCGGCGGGCGCATTACGGCGGGCATGATCGAGGTCCTGCGCATACAGACGGACCTGCCCGTCCTGGCGATCTGCTACAGCCACGGTCACCTGGGCTACAACGCCGGCGCGAAGCAGTGGCTCGACCATGCCGCGCAACGTGGCGACCCCACGCCGCGCATCCTGGCGCATGTCAACGTGCTGGCCCGCCAGAAGCGCTATCGGGAAACGCAGCGGATGCAGGAGCGCATGGCCGAGATCCAGTTCCGCCATGCCAGCGGTGCCCTGGCCGGCAAGCTGGGCCAGAACCGACCTACCGAGACCTTCACCGAAGGCATCACGGTCGGGCAGGGCGATCGGCGCGCCGAGATTTTGTGGGCGCCATCGGAGACCGATGATGCCGTCGCCGTCTGGCTGCCCGGAAGCCGGTTGCTCTACGGCGGCCCCGCCGTGATCGACTCCATCCCGAATGTCGGCACACCGTTCCGCACCATGCGCGACACCGTGCGCTGGGCGGAGACGCTCGAACGACTGGCCAGCCTGCGCCCCGAAACCGTCGTCCGTGAATTTGGCCCTTCCCTGCAAGGCGAGGACACTTGCCAGCACGTACTGCTGCACACCGCCAAGGCACTGCGCTGGATGCGCGAAGAGGTGGTGCGACTGATGAACGCGGGCTGCAACGAGCGTGAGATGCTGGCCGCGCTGCAACCACCACCGGATCTGTTCGAGCAGCCGTGGATGCAGCCTACCTACGGCGACCCGACCTATATCGCCCGCGACATCTACCGCTCCGAAAATGGCTGGTGGGATCGCAACGCCACGACGCTGCATCCGGCCGCACCGCAAACGGTAGCCGCCGAGATCGCAGCGGCCATCGCCGATCACGGCGCGATCGTGCGGCACGCCCGCGGACTGGCGGATCGCGGCGAGATCCAGTTGGCCCTGCATGTGATCGACCTGCTGGCACAGGCATCCGGCGATGCTCCGCATGTCGTGGAGGCTCGCCAGCTCAAGGCCGAATGGCTGCGCGCCCGCTCGAAACAGGTGCGCAGCTATGTGTCGCGCAGCCTCTACGTCGCGGCGGCCATGGTCCTGGAAAGCGGCTCGGACGACAACTTCGGCATCCACTAG